Proteins encoded within one genomic window of Amycolatopsis sp. 2-15:
- a CDS encoding mechanosensitive ion channel family protein, with protein MGEQLKDGLGQAWNLVATFVPKLVGFLIILLIGWLIAKAVSKALSLVLGKLGFSRLVEKTGLTGMMKQANVDATGILVKLVYYFILLIALQLAFGVFGESNPVSQLLNDIIAFLPRIVVALVLIVVAAAIAKVVRDVVNSAMSTRPAGRLLGTVAYWLIMAFGIIAALGQVNIATAITGPVLITVLATIGGVIVVGFGGGLIKPAQDRWGGWLTNLQGQLSPGNGGGQRQVGGQTQAQTTQAQAQTTQAAQPQTAQTRTQPVQPGDGHQAANDTPTPPVGFNRVDR; from the coding sequence GTGGGTGAGCAACTCAAGGACGGACTCGGACAGGCCTGGAATCTGGTGGCCACGTTCGTCCCGAAACTCGTCGGTTTTCTGATCATCCTGCTGATCGGCTGGCTGATCGCGAAAGCGGTGTCCAAAGCGCTGTCACTGGTGCTCGGAAAACTCGGATTCTCCCGGCTCGTCGAGAAGACGGGGCTGACCGGAATGATGAAGCAGGCGAATGTCGACGCCACCGGCATCCTCGTGAAACTGGTCTACTACTTCATTCTGCTGATCGCGCTCCAGCTGGCGTTCGGCGTGTTCGGTGAGTCGAATCCGGTCAGCCAGCTGCTCAACGACATCATCGCGTTCCTGCCGCGGATCGTGGTGGCGCTGGTGCTCATCGTCGTGGCGGCGGCCATCGCGAAGGTCGTGCGGGACGTCGTGAACTCGGCGATGTCCACGCGGCCGGCGGGCCGGCTGCTCGGCACCGTCGCCTACTGGCTGATCATGGCGTTCGGCATCATCGCCGCGCTGGGCCAGGTCAACATCGCCACCGCCATCACCGGCCCGGTGCTCATCACGGTGCTGGCGACCATCGGCGGCGTGATCGTGGTCGGCTTCGGTGGCGGTCTCATCAAGCCCGCCCAGGACCGCTGGGGCGGCTGGCTCACCAACCTGCAGGGCCAGCTGAGCCCGGGCAACGGTGGTGGTCAGCGCCAGGTCGGCGGTCAAACGCAGGCCCAGACCACTCAGGCCCAGGCCCAGACCACCCAGGCGGCGCAGCCGCAGACCGCGCAGACCCGCACGCAGCCGGTTCAGCCGGGAGACGGCCACCAGGCCGCGAACGACACCCCGACCCCGCCGGTCGGGTTCAACCGCGTCGATCGCTGA
- a CDS encoding ABC transporter permease → MSTPDVRMSPLSGVGLVASREISTRLKSKAYRISTLVLLILIVAAVVVLKLVGGSSGPDSTVGYVPAAAPLSAPLAAIGKSVGQDIATQPVADEQAGIAKLKDGSIDALLAQGADRVHVQVEKDLDGNLKNVLTVLAGRVAQNSEILAQNGDPAKVDAAVASASIDELPPLEKPYDYDGQQLVLGIIAGILIYMSLLLNGQSVAQGVVEEKTSRVVELLLSTIKPWQLMAGKVLGIGTVGLIQMLVIGIVGIAAGLGTGVLTISASAAIGTVVWLVVWYLLGFFMYSIVFAALGALVSRQEDVSGAVSPALMLVIAGYVVGISVLPSDPSNKFAEVLSVIPVFAPTLMPMRLAMGGVPVWEAVVSVGLVVLLIPLLIWLAARIYRNAVMRTGAKVKLRDALRAA, encoded by the coding sequence ATGAGCACCCCCGACGTCCGCATGAGCCCGCTGTCCGGAGTCGGCCTGGTCGCCTCGCGCGAGATCAGCACGCGGCTGAAGTCCAAGGCCTACCGGATCAGCACGCTCGTGCTGCTGATCCTCATCGTGGCCGCGGTCGTGGTGCTGAAGCTGGTCGGCGGCAGCAGCGGTCCCGATTCGACCGTCGGCTACGTGCCGGCCGCGGCACCGCTGTCGGCGCCGCTCGCGGCGATCGGGAAGTCGGTGGGGCAGGACATCGCCACGCAGCCCGTCGCCGACGAGCAGGCCGGGATCGCGAAGCTGAAGGACGGCTCGATCGACGCGCTGCTGGCCCAGGGCGCGGACCGGGTGCACGTGCAGGTCGAGAAGGACCTCGACGGCAACCTCAAGAACGTGCTCACCGTGCTCGCGGGCCGCGTCGCGCAGAACTCGGAGATCCTCGCGCAGAACGGTGATCCGGCGAAGGTGGATGCCGCCGTCGCGAGTGCGAGCATCGACGAGCTGCCGCCACTGGAGAAGCCGTACGACTACGACGGCCAGCAGCTCGTGCTCGGCATCATCGCGGGCATCCTCATCTACATGTCGCTCCTGCTCAACGGCCAGAGCGTGGCGCAGGGCGTGGTCGAGGAGAAGACGTCGCGCGTGGTCGAGCTGCTGCTGTCCACCATCAAGCCGTGGCAGCTGATGGCGGGCAAGGTGCTCGGCATCGGCACGGTCGGGTTGATCCAGATGCTCGTGATCGGGATCGTCGGGATCGCCGCCGGCCTGGGGACGGGGGTGCTCACCATCTCGGCGTCCGCGGCCATCGGCACCGTCGTCTGGCTGGTCGTCTGGTACTTGCTCGGGTTCTTCATGTATTCGATCGTGTTCGCCGCGCTCGGCGCGCTCGTGTCGCGGCAGGAGGACGTGAGCGGTGCCGTGTCGCCGGCGTTGATGCTGGTGATCGCCGGGTACGTCGTGGGCATCTCGGTGCTGCCCTCGGACCCGTCGAACAAGTTCGCCGAGGTCCTTTCCGTGATCCCGGTCTTCGCGCCGACGCTGATGCCGATGCGGCTGGCCATGGGCGGGGTGCCCGTGTGGGAAGCCGTGGTGTCGGTGGGACTCGTGGTGCTGCTGATTCCGCTTTTGATCTGGCTGGCCGCGCGGATCTACCGCAACGCCGTGATGCGCACCGGGGCGAAGGTGAAACTGCGCGACGCGCTCCGCGCGGCCTGA
- a CDS encoding ABC transporter ATP-binding protein: MPEPGLEIDAVSKRYGTVVALEKMTFDVRPGELFGFVGSNGAGKTTTMRIALGVLSADAGEVRFAGSPITHETRRHIGYMPEERGLYPKMKVGEQLTYLARLHGMSAADAKASTERWTERLGVAARRGDEVEKLSLGNQQRVQLAAALVHEPRILVLDEPFSGLDPVAVDVMSKVLKEKAADGVPVVFSSHQLDLVERLCDRIGIVRSGRMEAMGTVSQLRAGGTVRLLVDAPQAAEGWAANLPGVTVLGRDGSVTELELADGADDQVVLRAALATGPVREFARKLPSLTDLFRTAVTEHHHEEAAA, from the coding sequence ATGCCAGAGCCCGGACTGGAGATCGACGCGGTCTCCAAACGCTACGGCACCGTCGTGGCACTGGAGAAGATGACTTTCGACGTGCGGCCCGGCGAGCTGTTCGGCTTCGTCGGCAGCAACGGCGCGGGCAAGACCACCACGATGCGCATCGCGCTCGGGGTGCTGAGCGCGGACGCGGGCGAAGTCCGCTTCGCGGGTTCGCCGATCACGCACGAAACCCGGCGGCACATCGGGTACATGCCGGAAGAGCGTGGTTTGTACCCGAAGATGAAGGTGGGTGAGCAGCTGACGTACCTCGCGCGGCTGCACGGGATGTCGGCGGCCGACGCGAAGGCGTCGACCGAGCGCTGGACCGAACGCCTCGGCGTGGCCGCGCGCCGAGGCGACGAGGTGGAGAAGCTCAGCCTCGGCAACCAGCAGCGTGTGCAGCTCGCGGCCGCCCTGGTGCACGAGCCCCGCATCCTCGTGCTGGACGAGCCGTTCTCTGGCCTGGACCCGGTCGCGGTCGACGTGATGAGCAAGGTGCTCAAGGAGAAGGCGGCCGACGGTGTGCCGGTGGTGTTCTCGAGCCACCAGCTCGATCTGGTGGAGCGCCTCTGCGACCGCATCGGGATCGTCCGGAGTGGACGGATGGAGGCGATGGGCACCGTCTCGCAGCTGCGGGCCGGCGGCACCGTGCGGCTGCTCGTCGACGCGCCGCAGGCGGCCGAGGGCTGGGCGGCGAACCTGCCCGGTGTCACGGTGCTGGGCCGCGACGGTTCGGTGACCGAGCTCGAGCTGGCCGACGGTGCCGACGACCAGGTCGTGCTGCGCGCGGCGCTGGCGACCGGGCCGGTGCGCGAGTTCGCGCGGAAGCTCCCGTCGCTGACCGACCTGTTCCGGACCGCCGTCACCGAGCACCACCACGAGGAGGCGGCGGCATGA
- a CDS encoding PucR family transcriptional regulator: protein MAETTGRRVPKHHGLSAKTLRSLDHASGRLASASVAVMERRLVWFGRLPADQRASVLLITQAGAAGFVDWLRDSKEALKLTTEAFRDAPAELSRYISLRQAVSMVRLAIEQFEEQLPEFAASEAERAALIEGILRYGREIAFAAANSYAAAAEARGAWDARLEALVVDGIVRGDAEEAVLSRAAALGWDPASAATVIVGNPPSEDPPTVVFEVRSRAARVGRPVLLSVQGSRLVIVIGGPTEGGVKERETLSRMSAVFADGPVVAGPTVPSLAEAHHSAAEALSGLRAVVGWPGAPRPVRSDDLLPERALSGDPEAERLLVELVARPLEEAGPALQRTVETYLESGGVLERCAQTLFVHPNTVRYRLRKAAELTGRNPTEPRDAFVLRAALTVGRLARGRGLW, encoded by the coding sequence ATGGCAGAGACGACGGGGCGCCGAGTCCCGAAGCACCACGGGCTGTCGGCGAAGACGCTGCGCTCGCTCGACCACGCCTCGGGGCGGCTCGCGAGCGCGAGCGTCGCAGTGATGGAACGCCGGCTGGTGTGGTTCGGGCGGCTGCCCGCCGACCAGCGCGCCAGCGTGCTGCTGATCACGCAGGCGGGCGCGGCGGGGTTCGTCGACTGGCTGCGCGACTCGAAGGAAGCGCTCAAGCTCACCACCGAGGCGTTCCGCGACGCGCCGGCCGAGCTGTCGCGCTACATCAGCCTGCGCCAGGCCGTGAGCATGGTGCGGCTCGCGATCGAGCAGTTCGAGGAACAGCTGCCGGAGTTCGCCGCGAGCGAGGCCGAGCGCGCGGCCCTGATCGAGGGAATCCTGCGCTACGGCAGGGAGATCGCGTTCGCCGCGGCCAACTCCTACGCGGCGGCGGCCGAGGCGCGCGGCGCGTGGGACGCGCGGCTGGAGGCGCTGGTCGTCGACGGCATCGTGCGCGGCGACGCCGAAGAGGCCGTGCTCTCGCGCGCGGCCGCGCTCGGCTGGGACCCCGCGTCGGCGGCGACCGTGATCGTGGGCAACCCGCCTTCGGAGGACCCGCCGACGGTCGTGTTCGAGGTCCGCAGCCGCGCCGCGCGCGTCGGCCGGCCCGTGCTGCTGTCGGTGCAGGGCTCACGGCTGGTGATCGTGATCGGCGGCCCGACCGAAGGCGGCGTGAAGGAACGCGAAACGCTCTCGCGGATGTCCGCGGTGTTCGCCGACGGTCCCGTGGTCGCCGGCCCGACCGTGCCGTCGCTCGCCGAGGCGCACCACAGCGCGGCCGAAGCGCTTTCGGGCCTGCGCGCGGTGGTCGGCTGGCCGGGCGCGCCGCGGCCCGTCCGCTCCGACGACCTGCTGCCCGAGCGCGCGCTCTCAGGTGATCCCGAGGCCGAGCGCCTGCTGGTGGAGCTCGTGGCGCGGCCACTGGAGGAGGCGGGCCCCGCGTTGCAGCGCACGGTGGAGACCTACCTCGAAAGCGGCGGCGTGCTCGAACGCTGCGCGCAGACGTTGTTCGTGCACCCCAATACCGTGCGGTACCGGCTGCGCAAAGCGGCCGAGCTCACCGGCCGCAACCCCACCGAACCGCGTGACGCGTTCGTGCTCCGGGCCGCGCTCACCGTCGGCCGGCTCGCCCGTGGCCGCGGCCTGTGGTGA
- a CDS encoding ACP S-malonyltransferase, translating into MLSPWLETDGARARVEEWSARAGLDLVRLGTEGDAEEIQDTAVTQPLIVTLSLLSFERLQQVAPVADDAPVAGHSVGELAAAAIAGVLTPADAVALAAVRGAEMAKACALEPTSMAAVMLGDPEQVVAWLEGQGLTAANRNGAGQIVASGPADAIERIVAEPLEGTKIRALKVAGAFHTPYMAPAEDALREHAAGLTPADPTRPLLSNADGTVVTSGTEYLRRLIAQVTRPVRWDLTMDGLVSLGVNSTVELAPAGTLTGLVKRQLKGVVTTTTALKTPAELAKLREEDAQ; encoded by the coding sequence ATGCTTTCCCCGTGGCTCGAGACCGACGGCGCACGCGCGCGCGTCGAGGAGTGGTCCGCCCGCGCCGGGCTCGACCTCGTCCGCCTCGGCACGGAAGGCGACGCCGAGGAGATCCAGGACACCGCGGTCACGCAGCCGCTGATCGTCACGCTCTCGCTGCTCTCGTTCGAGCGCCTGCAGCAGGTGGCACCGGTGGCCGACGACGCACCGGTGGCCGGCCACTCCGTGGGCGAGCTCGCCGCCGCCGCGATCGCCGGGGTGCTGACCCCGGCCGACGCCGTGGCGCTGGCCGCGGTGCGCGGCGCCGAGATGGCCAAGGCCTGCGCGCTGGAGCCGACGTCGATGGCGGCCGTGATGCTCGGTGACCCCGAGCAGGTCGTCGCGTGGCTCGAAGGTCAGGGCCTGACCGCGGCCAACCGCAACGGCGCCGGCCAGATCGTCGCCTCGGGCCCGGCCGACGCCATCGAGCGGATCGTCGCCGAACCCCTGGAGGGCACGAAGATCCGTGCGCTCAAGGTCGCGGGAGCCTTCCACACGCCGTACATGGCGCCGGCGGAAGACGCCCTTCGCGAGCACGCCGCCGGCCTCACCCCGGCCGACCCCACGCGCCCGCTGCTGTCGAACGCCGACGGCACCGTGGTCACCAGCGGCACCGAGTACCTGCGCCGGCTCATCGCGCAGGTCACCCGGCCCGTGCGCTGGGACCTCACGATGGACGGCCTCGTGTCGCTCGGCGTGAACAGCACCGTCGAACTCGCGCCCGCGGGCACGCTGACCGGCCTGGTCAAGCGGCAGCTCAAGGGTGTCGTCACCACAACCACCGCGCTGAAGACGCCGGCCGAGCTGGCGAAGCTGCGCGAGGAGGACGCCCAGTGA
- a CDS encoding beta-ketoacyl-ACP synthase III yields MTDRPSLRLTAGPSSTRILGVGSHQPERVVTNDDLSELMDTNDQWIRERVGIIERRFGNKDELLVDFAVAAGQAALADAGVDPSEVDTVILPNCTMPSQIPNAAAQVAARIGIPSPGAFDLNAACAGFCYGLGVASDLIRAGSAKKVLVIGAEKLTDVVDPTDRANAIIFADGAGAAVVGGSDEPGIGPVVWGSAGDLVDLISMRDEKWIYQEGQSVFRWATTKIAPIAMRALEAAGLQPSDVDVLIPHQANLRIVESIAKKLRAAGAREDMVVADDIKYSGNTSSASIPLALDHMRKAGTAKPGDVVLAIGFGAGLSYAGQAFVCP; encoded by the coding sequence GTGACCGACCGTCCCAGCCTGCGCCTGACCGCGGGCCCCAGCAGCACCCGCATCCTCGGCGTCGGCAGCCACCAGCCCGAGCGCGTCGTGACCAACGACGACCTGTCCGAACTCATGGACACCAACGACCAGTGGATCCGCGAGCGCGTGGGCATCATCGAGCGCCGCTTCGGGAACAAGGACGAGCTACTCGTCGACTTCGCCGTCGCCGCGGGTCAAGCCGCGCTGGCCGACGCGGGCGTCGATCCGTCCGAAGTGGACACGGTCATCCTGCCGAACTGCACGATGCCCTCGCAGATCCCGAACGCCGCCGCGCAGGTGGCGGCGCGGATCGGCATCCCGAGCCCCGGCGCCTTCGACCTCAACGCCGCGTGCGCCGGCTTCTGCTACGGCCTCGGCGTGGCCTCGGACCTGATCCGCGCCGGCTCCGCGAAGAAGGTGCTCGTGATCGGCGCCGAGAAGCTCACCGACGTGGTGGACCCGACCGACCGCGCCAACGCGATCATCTTCGCCGACGGCGCGGGCGCCGCGGTGGTCGGCGGCTCCGACGAGCCGGGCATCGGCCCGGTCGTGTGGGGCAGCGCGGGTGACCTCGTGGACCTGATCTCCATGCGCGACGAGAAGTGGATCTACCAGGAGGGCCAGTCGGTCTTCCGCTGGGCGACCACGAAGATCGCGCCGATCGCGATGCGCGCGCTGGAAGCCGCGGGACTTCAGCCGTCCGATGTGGACGTGCTGATCCCGCACCAGGCCAACCTGCGCATCGTCGAATCGATCGCGAAGAAGCTGCGCGCCGCCGGCGCGCGCGAGGACATGGTCGTGGCCGACGACATCAAGTACTCCGGCAACACCTCGTCGGCGTCGATTCCCTTGGCACTGGACCACATGCGCAAGGCGGGCACCGCGAAGCCGGGTGACGTCGTGCTGGCGATCGGTTTCGGCGCCGGGCTCTCGTATGCCGGACAGGCCTTCGTCTGCCCCTGA
- a CDS encoding acyl carrier protein produces MADNAEILAGLAEIVEEVAGVAQDDVTAEKSFVDDLDIDSLSMVEIAVQAEDKFGVKIPDDELANLKTVGDAVNYVSANSK; encoded by the coding sequence ATGGCTGACAACGCTGAGATCCTCGCCGGCCTCGCCGAGATCGTCGAAGAGGTGGCCGGTGTGGCTCAGGACGACGTCACCGCCGAGAAGTCGTTCGTGGACGACCTGGACATCGACTCGCTGTCGATGGTCGAGATCGCCGTGCAGGCCGAGGACAAGTTCGGCGTCAAGATCCCGGACGACGAGCTCGCCAACCTGAAGACCGTCGGCGACGCGGTGAACTACGTGTCCGCCAACTCGAAGTAA
- a CDS encoding beta-ketoacyl-[acyl-carrier-protein] synthase family protein, with translation MSNIDVVITGMGATTPLGGDVASTWDGLLSGRSGIRPLTADWVEELGLPVKIGATLAVDPSEVLPRVQARRLDRCEQVAIIAARQAWADAGFAEQTDEHTDVEPERLGVSIGTGVGGPMTLLSQNDLLHQQGLRKVSPLTVPMLMPNGPAAHVSIDLKARAGVHSPASACASGAEGIATGYEMIRSGRADVVVAGGTEACIHPITLAGFAQARTVSTRNDDPAAASRPFDAGRDGFVLGEGAGVVVLERADLAKERGARIYATLAGYGITSDAYHITGNHPEGIGQIAAMRAAMSMAGLSPADIGHVNAHATSTVVGDIGEAAAIRKAVGDHAVVTAPKGALGHLVGGAGAVEGIATILALYEGVVPATLNLTDPDPKVQLDVVSGENRKVELTAALSNSFGFGGHNTALLFTPAA, from the coding sequence ATGAGCAACATCGACGTCGTGATCACCGGTATGGGGGCGACCACGCCCCTCGGCGGGGACGTCGCGTCCACCTGGGACGGCCTGCTGTCCGGCCGCAGCGGCATCCGCCCGCTGACCGCGGACTGGGTCGAGGAGCTCGGCCTGCCCGTGAAGATCGGGGCGACGCTGGCCGTCGATCCGTCCGAGGTCCTGCCGCGGGTCCAGGCCCGCCGGCTGGACCGGTGCGAGCAGGTGGCGATCATCGCCGCCCGCCAGGCCTGGGCCGACGCGGGGTTCGCCGAGCAGACCGACGAGCACACCGACGTCGAGCCGGAACGCCTCGGCGTGTCGATCGGCACCGGTGTCGGTGGCCCGATGACGCTGCTGAGCCAGAACGACCTGTTGCACCAGCAGGGGCTCCGCAAGGTGTCGCCGCTCACCGTGCCGATGCTGATGCCCAACGGGCCGGCGGCACACGTGAGCATCGACCTCAAGGCGCGGGCGGGGGTCCACTCCCCCGCTTCGGCCTGCGCCTCCGGCGCCGAGGGCATCGCCACCGGCTACGAGATGATCCGGTCCGGCCGGGCCGACGTCGTGGTCGCCGGCGGGACCGAGGCGTGCATCCACCCGATCACCCTCGCGGGCTTCGCCCAGGCGCGCACGGTGTCGACCCGCAACGACGACCCGGCGGCCGCGTCTCGGCCGTTCGACGCCGGCCGCGACGGCTTCGTGCTCGGCGAAGGCGCCGGGGTGGTCGTGCTGGAGCGGGCCGACCTCGCCAAGGAGCGCGGCGCGCGGATCTACGCGACGCTCGCCGGCTACGGCATCACGTCCGACGCCTACCACATCACGGGCAACCACCCGGAAGGCATCGGGCAGATCGCGGCGATGCGGGCGGCCATGAGCATGGCCGGCCTGTCCCCGGCGGACATCGGTCACGTCAACGCGCACGCAACGTCCACTGTGGTCGGTGACATCGGCGAGGCGGCGGCGATCCGCAAGGCCGTGGGCGACCACGCCGTGGTCACCGCTCCGAAGGGCGCGCTCGGCCACCTCGTCGGCGGTGCCGGCGCGGTCGAGGGCATCGCCACGATCCTCGCGCTCTACGAAGGCGTGGTGCCCGCCACGCTGAACCTCACCGATCCCGACCCGAAGGTGCAGCTCGACGTGGTGTCGGGCGAGAACCGCAAGGTCGAGCTCACCGCGGCGCTCAGCAACTCGTTCGGCTTCGGCGGGCACAACACCGCCCTGCTGTTCACGCCGGCCGCCTGA
- a CDS encoding DUF3145 domain-containing protein — protein sequence MSTRGNTRGVVYVHSSPSAVCPHVEWAISGTLGARVELKWTAQPASPGQLRAECGWRAPSGTAGKLASALKAWPMLRFEVTEEPSAGVDGERFCFAPGLGLWHGRTSANGDIVVGEDQLRALVSMTRGGESLAHKLDELLAASWDEALEPYRHAGDGAPVTWLHQVG from the coding sequence GTGAGCACCCGTGGCAACACCCGAGGTGTGGTGTACGTCCACTCGTCGCCGTCTGCGGTGTGTCCGCACGTCGAGTGGGCTATTTCGGGCACCCTCGGAGCCCGAGTCGAGCTGAAGTGGACGGCGCAGCCCGCCAGTCCCGGACAGTTGCGTGCCGAGTGCGGCTGGCGCGCGCCTTCCGGTACCGCGGGCAAGCTGGCCTCGGCGCTCAAGGCGTGGCCGATGCTGCGCTTCGAGGTCACCGAGGAACCCAGCGCCGGCGTCGACGGCGAACGGTTCTGTTTCGCGCCCGGACTAGGCCTGTGGCACGGCCGTACCAGCGCCAACGGCGACATCGTGGTGGGCGAGGACCAGCTGCGCGCCCTCGTGAGCATGACCCGTGGCGGCGAGTCACTGGCGCACAAACTGGACGAGCTGCTCGCGGCGAGCTGGGACGAGGCGCTCGAACCCTACCGCCACGCCGGCGACGGCGCTCCCGTCACGTGGCTGCACCAGGTCGGGTGA
- a CDS encoding dihydrolipoyl dehydrogenase family protein codes for MSGQTFDVVVIGGGPVGEVAAERAAMGGFKVALIEHELFGGECSYWACVPSKALLRPGNLLAAAKRMPGVVVGDALDPAQVLARRDSFTGRGDPQGQDHGQVDWARGVGVEPIRGHGRISGEREVTLSDGQVLTARHGVIVCTGSVPLTPPIPGLDTIKPWGSRDATSSSAVPARLGVLGGGVVGVEMAQAWARLGAQVHLIITGKRPLPRLPEFAGDLVLAGLRADGVIVHTGSGIDEVSAVDGGGASLKLTGGEDLVVDELLLATGRVPATGSVGLEVLGLPTEGPLEVDESGRVSAVDGGWLYAAGDVTGRALLTHQGKYGARVAGDSIAARGRGEDISTAPWSRYSATADHHAVPQVIFTDPEVACVGLSEAREGSADRVVDIDIAVAGSALFADGYTGKARMVVDTDRGVILGVTFAGQDVAEMLHSATIAVVGEVPLDRLWHAVPAFPTISEVWLRLLEAYGL; via the coding sequence ATGTCAGGACAGACTTTCGACGTCGTGGTGATCGGGGGCGGCCCGGTCGGTGAAGTGGCCGCGGAACGCGCCGCCATGGGCGGGTTCAAAGTGGCGCTCATCGAGCACGAGTTGTTCGGCGGTGAGTGCTCGTACTGGGCGTGCGTCCCGAGCAAGGCGTTGCTGCGCCCCGGGAACCTGCTCGCCGCGGCCAAGCGCATGCCAGGAGTGGTGGTCGGCGACGCGCTCGACCCGGCGCAGGTGCTCGCCCGACGGGACTCGTTCACCGGCCGCGGTGACCCGCAGGGGCAGGACCACGGCCAGGTGGACTGGGCGCGCGGGGTCGGCGTCGAGCCGATCCGCGGCCACGGGCGGATTTCCGGTGAACGGGAGGTGACGTTGTCCGACGGGCAGGTGCTCACCGCGCGCCACGGCGTGATCGTCTGCACCGGCAGTGTGCCGCTCACCCCGCCGATCCCCGGCCTCGACACGATCAAGCCGTGGGGCTCGCGTGACGCGACGTCCTCGTCGGCCGTGCCGGCGCGGCTCGGCGTGCTGGGCGGTGGCGTCGTCGGTGTGGAGATGGCGCAGGCGTGGGCGCGCCTGGGTGCGCAGGTGCACCTGATCATCACGGGCAAGCGCCCGCTGCCGCGGCTGCCGGAGTTCGCAGGCGACCTGGTGCTCGCGGGCCTGCGCGCCGACGGCGTGATCGTGCACACCGGCTCGGGCATCGACGAGGTGTCCGCTGTGGACGGCGGCGGCGCCTCGCTCAAGCTCACCGGCGGCGAGGACCTGGTGGTCGACGAGCTGCTGCTGGCCACGGGCCGCGTGCCGGCGACCGGCAGCGTCGGGCTCGAGGTCCTCGGCCTGCCCACGGAAGGCCCGCTCGAGGTCGACGAGAGCGGCCGCGTGTCCGCCGTGGACGGTGGCTGGCTCTACGCCGCGGGCGACGTCACGGGTCGCGCGCTGCTGACCCATCAGGGCAAATACGGTGCCCGCGTGGCCGGCGACAGCATCGCCGCGCGCGGGCGCGGCGAGGACATCTCCACCGCGCCGTGGAGCCGCTACAGCGCGACCGCCGACCACCATGCCGTGCCGCAGGTCATCTTCACCGACCCGGAGGTGGCGTGCGTCGGTCTCAGCGAGGCCCGCGAGGGCTCGGCCGACCGCGTCGTCGACATCGACATCGCGGTCGCCGGCTCGGCCCTGTTCGCCGACGGCTACACCGGCAAGGCCCGCATGGTCGTCGACACCGACCGCGGCGTGATCCTGGGCGTCACCTTCGCCGGCCAGGACGTCGCGGAAATGCTGCACTCCGCCACGATCGCCGTCGTGGGCGAAGTCCCCCTCGACCGCCTGTGGCACGCGGTCCCCGCGTTCCCGACCATCAGCGAGGTCTGGCTGCGGCTGTTGGAGGCATACGGCCTGTAG